Genomic segment of Microbacterium hydrocarbonoxydans:
GCTGATGCATCTCCGCGCACGCTGATGCGGATGCTGCCCTCAGCCGGGTACGCGGTGTCGATCGTGACCGACGCGCCGTGTGCCTGCACGGTCGCCGAGGCGTAGAGCACGATGTCGAGTCCGTCGGGGCGCTCCGCCGCGACGTGGTGTTCCAGGGCCGCGAACGTGCGCATGAGATTCGGCGGGCAGCATGCGCAGCTGAACCAGCGCCGTCGCCCGGCGGGTTCCGCGCCGCCGTAGGGTCGTTCGTCGCGCACCTGCAGAGGATTGACGTAGGTGAACGAGTCTCCGTGGGTCGAGATGCCCGCCGCGACGACGTTGTAGAGGGCCGTCTCACCGGCATCCATGAACGCGGCGTCGCCGGTCGCGAGGTACATGCGCCAGGCCCAGCCGAAGAGGGCCACCCCGGCGCAGGTCTCGGCGTACGCGCGATCGGGCGGCAGTTCGAATGCCTCGCCGAACGCCTCGTCCTCGTGGCGGGCGCCCGTGCCCCCGGTGACGTACATGCGCCGCGAGACCAGATCGTCCCACTGGGTGCGCATCGCATCGAGCATCGTGGCGTCGCCGGTCTCGAGGTACAGGTCGGTGATGCCCTGATTCAGGTAGAGCGCTCGCACCGCGTGCCCGCGCATGCGGGCGGCCTCCAGCGCGGGCTGTTCGTCCTGGTAGTACTCGGCGCCGAACATCACTCCGCCGAGGAACCCGGAGCCGCGTCGGCGCACGAACGCGTCAGCGAGGGCGAGAGGCGCGTCGGCACCGGTAGTGCGGTGCAGCTCGACCAGCGCGGCCTCGATGAGCGGATGCCCGCAGTACTCGACCGCGTCGTCGGCGCCGAGCCGAGCGACGGCGTGGTCGACGAAGCGCTCCGCGACCCGCAGCAGACGGTCGTCGCCGATCGCACGGTGCGCGCCGACCGCGGCCTGGATCAGGTGGCCGAGGCAATAGAGCTCATGGCCCTGCGCGAAATCGCTCCACGGCCGGCGGTCGTCGCGGCCGAGGTAGGCCGAGTCGAGGTAGCCGTCGTCCTGCTGCGCGCGCTCGATGAGCGCGACTGCGGCATCGAAGAACGCCCGGAGGCCGGCATCCTCCTCGCGTCCGAGTTCCCACGCCGCGGCCTCGAGGGTCTTGTAGATGTCGGAGTCGGCGAACAGCATGCCGCGGAACTCGGCGTCGGACTCACCGGTGAGCCGCCGCAGATTGTCGAGAGTGCCGTACTCCTCGAGCATCCGGATGCCGTGCGGCAGCGTGACCCGGCGATTGCGCAGGTGCCACTCGTGCACGAGCCCGCGTTCGATCAGAGGAGCGGAGCGCAGCGGGTGTCGCAGTCCGTGCGCGGTCGGGCCGACCGGTGCGGGGGCTGTCGCGGGGGTTTCGGGCATGTCGTGACTCTTCTCCGAGGCGCGGTGCGGCGCCTCTCGTCGCGAGTGCAATTGTACTTGTACCCACCCCGATCAGGCCAGGCTCTTCCGGAATGCCGGAGTGCTGCTCAGCCGCCCGCGAGTGGCGGGACCGCTGCACGCGACCGGGCGCGTAGCGTCGGCCCCGTGAACCTCGGCCCCGAGTCGCGAGCGTCCGTCGCCGATCGGCTCTGCAGACATCACCGTCGTCCGGGCCGCCTGACCCCTGCATCCCGCGCAGTCGTTCCGCACTTCGGCACGCGGGCCGCGCCGCACGCCCCACCCCCGGCATGCTCGTCACCGGACACCGTCGTCCCGAGAGGAAGGCTGCGATGACCAGCACCGATGTGGGCGTCGTGCGACAGCTCGAGCGCCTCGCACGCTTCCATGGCGATGACACGGCGATCATCTATGAAGGCTCGGCTCTGAGCTACGCGGAGCTGCGCGAGATGGTCGCGCGCCTCGCCGCGGGGCTCCGCGCCGACGGCATCGGCCCGGGGGATCGGGTCGCGTATGCGGGTCTGAACAGTCTGACCTTCCTCGTGGCATACATCGCGGCGGGCTGGGTCGGTGCCGCCTACGTTCCGCTGAACTTCCGCCTCGCCGGTGCCGAGCTGCGACTGATCATGCTCGACGCGCGCCCCGACGTGCTGATCGCCGAGCCCGCGCAGGCGGCGGTCATCGAGGAGTTCCTGCCCGAGCTCGGCATCCGCCGCCCGCTTGTCGTCGACGACGACCCCGCGATCCCCGAGGCCCCGACGACAGCAGCCGAGACCTGGCAGTCGTACGCCGACTTCCGCACCGCGCACGCCGCCTCGGCCCCGCCGGTCGTCCGCACCGAAGACGACCTCGCCGTCGTGCTCTACACCTCGGGCACGACCGGCCGCGCCAAGGGCGTCGAGCTCACGCACGGCAACATCTGGTGGAACTGGGTCAACGTCGATTCGGTCGTCGACACCCGGGCCGGCGACGTGAGCCTGGCCATCGCCCCGCTGTTCCACATCGGCGGCCTCAACGCCGTGACCCTCCGCACCCTCACGCGCGGTGGCACCGTCGTCATCCGGCGTGCCTTCGATCCCGCGCAGACGCTCGTCGATCTCGTGCAGCACCGCGTCAACTCGATGTTCGTCGTGCCTGCGATGCTCGCCGCCATCCGGCGGACGCCCGGCTTCGACGACGCCGACCTCAGTGCGCTGCGATCGACGATCGCCGCAGGCGCGCCGGTGCCGCCCGCCCTGATCGAGTCGTACGCGCGAAAGGGCGTCAGCCTGCAGCAGGCCTGGGGACTGACCGAGACCTCCCCTTTCTCCACGTACCTCGAGTCGGCGATGACGCTCGAGAAGCTCGGGTCGTGCGGCATCCCGATGCCGTACACCGAGGTCAAGGTCGTGGATCCCGCCACCCTGGACGACGTCGCGGAGGGGTCGGGGGAGCTCTGGGTGCGCGGCCCGAACGTCTCGCGCGGGTACTGGAACAACCCCGAGGCCACAGCGGCGGCGTTCACTCCGGACGGCTGGTTCCGCACCGGTGATCTGGGCTACCGCGACACGGAAGGGTACTTCTTCATCGTGGATCGGTTGAAGGACATGATCATCTCGGGCGGTGAGAACGTGTACCCGGCCGAGATCGAGAACGTGCTGAGCGGGCATCCCCAGATCGAAGACGTCGCGGTGATCGGGGTGCCCGACGACAAGTGGGGAGAGGCCGTCTGTGCGGTGGTGAAACTGGCAGAGGGGATGCTGACACTCGACGAGGTGCGCGACTTCGCCGCCCTGTCGATCGCCCGCTACAAGCTGCCGACCCGACTGATCCTGCGTGACGTCGTGCCCCGGAACGGCGCGGGCAAGCTCGACAAGCCGACCATCCGCGTGCAGGCTCAGGAGTATCTGCGGATGCATGGAACGACAGTCGAGACGGCATCCTTCACCGAGACCATCACGCTGCCGCACGCGAGACGATGAGAGGGCTGGGGCGGGGCGACGGATGCGCTCGACGCCTGTTCACGCGACGGCGGTGAGCGACCCTCTCGAGCGCTGCTGCGCGACCGCCATCGTGCGCGAGGCCTGGAACGCCACCGAGCGCAGCAGACGCTCGAACTTCGGCTCGGCCAGCGACACCGAGTCCGACGAGATCGAGAGGGCCGCGACGATCCGTCCGTTCGCACCTCGAATGGGAGCGGCGAGGCACGACAGCGTCTCGAGCGATTCGCCGCGGTCGTGGGCGACACCCGAGTCCCGCACGCGGTCGAGCTCGGCGAGCAGCGACCGTTCTTCGACGATCGTGTGCGGTGTCCACGCGTGTCGTGGCGCGCTGAGCGCGACCTCGGTCGCCGCAGCGTCGCCCGCGAGCAGCACCTTGCCGACCGCGGTGCAGTACGCCGGCATCCGCCCGCCGATCCTGCTGGGTGTGCGCAGCCGCTGGTGTCCTTCGAGCTTGTTGAGGTACACGACATGGGCGCCGCGCAACGCCCCGAGCTGCACCGTGAGATGCGTCGCCTCATAGAGGTCTGCGAGGAAGGGAGTCAGCGTGTCGCGCGTCAGGTCGTGCATGGGCGTCGCGCTCGATGACACGAGATCATCCAGCAGATACCCCAATCGGTAGGCGGTGCCGACGCGCTCGACGACTCCGTTGCCCTCGAGCGTCGCCAGCAGTCGGAAGGTCGTCGACTTGCTGAGGCCCGCTCGACGGGCGAGCTCGCTGACTCCGACGCCGAGGTGCGCGTCTTCGCCGAAGGCCCGCATCACCCCGATCGCCTTGTCGACGGCCGATCGATCCTGGCGGGAGTCGGTGGTCGAGTTCACGTTCGAGGTCGAGTCCATGGCGTGCTCCATCTGCGTCGATGAGATCGGGCCCGTCGCTGGCCCCCGCCTCAGTCTGCGCGGCCGTGACGGGCTGCCACAACGTACTGCTGGTACGTTTCACTGGACTATTCGCCCACTCCGACGAGGGAGCTCATGATGGCTGCAGGCGACGTGATCGGCCGCAACGTCCGGCGATTCCGGCACGAACGCGGCATCTCGATGAGTGAACTGGGCGCCCGCTCCGGTCTGGCGAAACAGACGATCGTGAGCATCGAATCGGGTGGCGGCAACCCGACCATCGACACGGTCGAGCGCATCGCCGCGACACTCGGTGTGAGCATGCGCGCCCTGCTCACCGAACTCGGCACGGATGTGCTGCTCGACCGCGGCGAGTCGACCGTGTGGCGGCGCAGCAACAGGGTGCGTGTGCGCCCGCTCGATCAGTCGTTCGGATCGGGCTACGTCACGAACTCGATCGTCAAGGTCGAGGCGGCTCGCGGCCGCGCCCTCTACGCCCCTGCGGGGCGTGGGTCGCTGCGCCACGCCTACGTGATCGAAGGAGAGCTGCGCATCGGCCCGACGAACGCGGTGGCCGTGGCTGCCGCCGGAGACTTCGTGCGGTTCCCGGCAGACGTCGAGCACATGCTCGAGGCCATCACCCCCGTCGCGCTCTTCTTCTCATGCACCACCTCGCCGCAGGTGTCGATGAGCGAGAACGAAGCCTGGTTCTGACGGTCTGAGCGGCGCTTGCGGGTCGTTCCGGCCTGCGGCACGAACGGTTCGCATGCCC
This window contains:
- a CDS encoding beta-L-arabinofuranosidase domain-containing protein yields the protein MPETPATAPAPVGPTAHGLRHPLRSAPLIERGLVHEWHLRNRRVTLPHGIRMLEEYGTLDNLRRLTGESDAEFRGMLFADSDIYKTLEAAAWELGREEDAGLRAFFDAAVALIERAQQDDGYLDSAYLGRDDRRPWSDFAQGHELYCLGHLIQAAVGAHRAIGDDRLLRVAERFVDHAVARLGADDAVEYCGHPLIEAALVELHRTTGADAPLALADAFVRRRGSGFLGGVMFGAEYYQDEQPALEAARMRGHAVRALYLNQGITDLYLETGDATMLDAMRTQWDDLVSRRMYVTGGTGARHEDEAFGEAFELPPDRAYAETCAGVALFGWAWRMYLATGDAAFMDAGETALYNVVAAGISTHGDSFTYVNPLQVRDERPYGGAEPAGRRRWFSCACCPPNLMRTFAALEHHVAAERPDGLDIVLYASATVQAHGASVTIDTAYPAEGSIRISVRGDASAGCRRLALRVPEWVSGREVTLLRGGETVDAVVDAGWIVIDDALIDGAEIELRLPVEVDVIHPHPLIDAVRGTVAVRRGPVVYCAVGDVDDLTVEPDALAATPVAGAAGGLLGPRITVAARRLQRSDARTLYARGADRAASEEIVVELRPFAEFDGGTAMRVWMPTSGR
- a CDS encoding long-chain fatty acid--CoA ligase, whose protein sequence is MTSTDVGVVRQLERLARFHGDDTAIIYEGSALSYAELREMVARLAAGLRADGIGPGDRVAYAGLNSLTFLVAYIAAGWVGAAYVPLNFRLAGAELRLIMLDARPDVLIAEPAQAAVIEEFLPELGIRRPLVVDDDPAIPEAPTTAAETWQSYADFRTAHAASAPPVVRTEDDLAVVLYTSGTTGRAKGVELTHGNIWWNWVNVDSVVDTRAGDVSLAIAPLFHIGGLNAVTLRTLTRGGTVVIRRAFDPAQTLVDLVQHRVNSMFVVPAMLAAIRRTPGFDDADLSALRSTIAAGAPVPPALIESYARKGVSLQQAWGLTETSPFSTYLESAMTLEKLGSCGIPMPYTEVKVVDPATLDDVAEGSGELWVRGPNVSRGYWNNPEATAAAFTPDGWFRTGDLGYRDTEGYFFIVDRLKDMIISGGENVYPAEIENVLSGHPQIEDVAVIGVPDDKWGEAVCAVVKLAEGMLTLDEVRDFAALSIARYKLPTRLILRDVVPRNGAGKLDKPTIRVQAQEYLRMHGTTVETASFTETITLPHARR
- a CDS encoding XRE family transcriptional regulator — its product is MMAAGDVIGRNVRRFRHERGISMSELGARSGLAKQTIVSIESGGGNPTIDTVERIAATLGVSMRALLTELGTDVLLDRGESTVWRRSNRVRVRPLDQSFGSGYVTNSIVKVEAARGRALYAPAGRGSLRHAYVIEGELRIGPTNAVAVAAAGDFVRFPADVEHMLEAITPVALFFSCTTSPQVSMSENEAWF
- a CDS encoding IclR family transcriptional regulator encodes the protein MDSTSNVNSTTDSRQDRSAVDKAIGVMRAFGEDAHLGVGVSELARRAGLSKSTTFRLLATLEGNGVVERVGTAYRLGYLLDDLVSSSATPMHDLTRDTLTPFLADLYEATHLTVQLGALRGAHVVYLNKLEGHQRLRTPSRIGGRMPAYCTAVGKVLLAGDAAATEVALSAPRHAWTPHTIVEERSLLAELDRVRDSGVAHDRGESLETLSCLAAPIRGANGRIVAALSISSDSVSLAEPKFERLLRSVAFQASRTMAVAQQRSRGSLTAVA